Genomic segment of Streptomyces longhuiensis:
CAACGACGAGGAGGGCCACGTGCACCTGCTCGCGCACTACCCGCCCAAGGTCCAGCTCTCCAAACTGGTCCACTCCGCCTCCTCCAGGCGTCTGCGCCAGGAGTACGACGCGCACATCCGCAGCCACCTGTGAGGCCGCCACTTCTGGTCCGGCCCCTACTTCACCGGAAGCTGCGGCGGTAGGCCCCTGACCGTCGCACGCCAATACATCGAGAACCAGAAGCGCCCCATAGGCCGAGGTGAACAGTGCCGACCCATGCTCACCCGCAAGTCAGAGAAGTCCTGAGCGGGCCTTCACCCCCGGCGTGAACGCCGGAGCACTGGCCAAGATCAAAAGGTGACACCTACATCCGTGAGGGAGTTCAGGACCGGCCGGCATGTGAGGCGCGTAGCGCCAGGATGTCCAGGACACGCTCGCCCCACCTGAGGTTCTCCTCCTCGAAGGAGCGGCCGCGCACCAACGTCAGGTACGGGCCGATGCGTTCGGCGTCGCGCAGGTACGTGTCCTCGTCGCGCCCGTCGAGGAGCCGCTCCCGTAGGCGTTCGTAGCGGGCCAGTTTGCCGCGCGCCCACCCCATGCGCTCCTCGACGAGCGCGCGCACGGCGTCCGGGTCCGCGCCGTCAGAGGCCTGGATCTTGACCATGAGTTCGTCGCGGATGGCGGTGGGCCGCGGCGGGGCCACGGCGAAGTCGTCCAGGGCGGCGCGCCCCGCGTCGGTGAGCGTGAACATCCGCTTGTTCGGCCTGCGTTCCTG
This window contains:
- a CDS encoding PadR family transcriptional regulator, with translation MSLKHAVLAALLEGEASGYDLAKVFDVAVANFWSATPQQLYRELERLAGDGLVEARVVPQERRPNKRMFTLTDAGRAALDDFAVAPPRPTAIRDELMVKIQASDGADPDAVRALVEERMGWARGKLARYERLRERLLDGRDEDTYLRDAERIGPYLTLVRGRSFEEENLRWGERVLDILALRASHAGRS